TGCTACAGAACCGGGTACACCAAGCGAAGACGATATTTCAAAGATACTCGTAGAAATTGTTTTTTTGCAGGAAAGTATCTCCACCCTATCGAAAAGCGACGCGAAAATTCAAAACGAGCTTGATACACTGAGCAAGAAGGTCGATAATCTTTCAAAACAGCTTGAGACTTTATTTGGAGAAGATGAAGAAATAAAGAAGAGATTAAACGAATTATTCGCGAAGATCAAAGAAATTTCCGAAAAAAGCCAAAGTAAAGATACACAACAGTTGGTCTCAGAACTAAAATACAGTGAAACTTTGCTTGAGGAACTTAAAATCAAGATTCTTGAAAGTGCTGAAATTAAGGCATTAGAAGAAAGTTTAACAAAGGTTTCAAGTATAGAAACCACGATGAATTCTTTGGCAGAGAAATTAAATCAACTGGAGAAGAAATATCAACTAAGCAACAATTATGCTGACAAAGATGAAATTGAGAATCTAAAGCGAGAAGTACAGTCTGTCAGAGAATTGCTAAGCGAGTTCAAAGTATTACCTGCTGATGATAAAAAAGTTCAAACCCTATTGCAGGAGATCCAAATGAAAAATCAAAGGATTGATGAAATAGAAAGAAGATTACAAAGCGTTTCTGACAAATATATCGAATTGGCCAGGTTAACAGATGATTTAGTTGCAAAGGTCTCGCAGATATCCGGAAAGCTTTCCCAGGATGCTAATTATCAAACTCTTATTACTGAGATGAATTCTCTAAAGGATAAGGTCAAGAAAATAGAAGACGACGTTCAGAAGCGAGCAACAACGGCTCAGCTGAATTCTGTCAACCAGAACATACAGAAGGTGTTATCTCTGACTTTAGACATCCAGGAAAAAATTAAACAAATTGAAAGCAGGTTGCAAAACTTAGAAAGCTTAAGGGACAGCAATGTGCAAAGAGCGGATAGTGTATCGTACTCAAGTTCAATTGGTACCTTTGATACCAACGTAGCAGGAGAAATTTCTGATTTGAAAAGTACTGTTAATTCAATCAGCAAGTTGGTGGATGAGTTACAGAAACAAACTGTTTCTCTGGCTAAAACCGTTGAACTTGATGCCGGTAAGATCTCGTCTATATCAACAAACTTCGATTCTCTGACTGATAAGGTAAAATCCATTGATAAGGAAGTAGTAAATCTAAAAACAACAGTATCTAAGCTGGCAGAAAGGATCGAAAAGATAGGAGAAAATCAAGAGATCTTTTCAAAAGAGGTTTCTGAAAAGGTCCTTTCGATAATTCCTTCAATTAATGAAAAACTCGAATCATTGGAAGTAAACTTGCAGAACTTAGCAAAACTTTGTGACACTCTCTCAAATGAAACAAAAGTACTTAGTAATTCATTGAACGGAATCAAGGCAGTGCAACAAGCAACACAGCAAGTTGTGGCAGACCTTAAAGAAACAGTGGGTAACCACGAGCAAAGACTTGATTACCTGGAAAAGAACATTCAAGTTACGAACAACCTCATAGACGAAATTAATAACCGAATAGTAAGTAAAAACATTGCTTTAAGTGAACGCATTGATTCTTTGGAGAAACAAGTTAAGGAACAAGACGAAACTATTTCAAACACGCATGTGGTGATTGTAAACATCGAAAATAAAATCACTAGCATAGAAAAATCCCTTGAAACATTTGCAACAAAAGATATCTTGGAAGCAAGATTAAACGAGAGTTCATCTCAATTTTCTGAGAGCATTGAAAATCTCAAAAACGATATATTCGAAAGAATTGAGGAAATTGAAGAACTGATATACAAAGAAGTTCAAAAAATCTCTTCAGATCAGGAAAAAGCACGTACAGAATTGACGGAAGTTAGAAAGTTGATAGAGGAAACCACAACTGATGTAGAAAATGCTAAAGAAGAAATTAACATGCTAAAAACTGTTACTCAACAAACTCAAGAACAAATTCAGCAGAATCAAGAACGAATCAGCAATGCTTATGAACAAGTAAAAACATTGAACGAAAGTAAAGCTGACAGAGAACAGGTTTCACAGATTTCAACTTCTGTGAACAATTTGGAAAAGGAACTGAACAGTTTGAAAGCCGAGAATAGCATTTTAAAGAACTGGTTGGTAATCTTTGGACTAGCTATAACTGGTATCATCGTCTACCTTGTAATAAACCAATAGCTCAGAAAAAGGAGAATAACATGCTTTTTTACTCATTTCTTCTCGTAAATTTTAGAAACAGATTTCTATTTTTTATGAATCTACTTCTTCCAATAGTTTTCTTAATACTATTCGGCGCAGTATTTGGAAAGCAACAGACGAATACGTCTGTTGCTTTTTACTCTGATAGACCTATCGAATTAGATTTCGAAAACTGGACAAGGCTTTCAGAAATACCCATCAAAGAAGAAATTGAGAAAAGTTCATACGACGCAGTTGTGATTGCCAGAGGTGGAAAAGTTGAAGTTTTCCTAAAGTCAAATCTATTTCAAAATGACTACGAACTCGAAGTCTTTAGATTGCGCTATTCTGGAAAGAACACAGCGAAACCTGTTGTAGTTAATCCGCATCCTGTAAGTATTGGTAGAGAACTAAGCTCTCTTGAGTACATCATGATTGGTGTTGTTGCTGTATCGCTACTTTCGGTCGGAATGAACGCTGGCGTTAGTATTTATTCCGAGTATGTGAGATATGGCTTGTTTAAAAGGCTCTCTGTAACCCCTGTCTCTCACCTCGAGTTGTTTCTCAGTTGTGCTGGAGCAAATGTATCAACTGGTATCGTTTCCTCCTTTGTTGTGCTCCTGCTTTCAAAAGTCATATTCAACGCCAATTTGATAGTTGGTTTCACAAAACTGCCCGTATATTTTTTGGTTGTCGTCAGTTCCGTTTTGGCAAACCTAACAATTGGAACAATCTTGGGCCTACTGTTTAAAAAATCGGCCCAAGGTATCGCACAAGTACTTTATACGATATTCATATTCTTCTCAGGTGTCTACTTCCCAATTGACTTCCTACCGAAAGCTCTACGCTTCGCTTCTTATATTACAACTCCAAGATACGTTCACTTGTTATTTCAAAAGGTTTACGAAATCCCTGTCCTTGATGATTTCACTTTTTACCTGATTAACTTCGTTTTTATCCTATTAGGATTAGTTGTGGGCAGTTCCGCAACAAAGAGATTACTCCTTTTAGAGAATAGATAGCAAAGCTGTGGTAGGTGATATTCATGGAAGCAAGCAATCTAGTACTTGTTGCTACAGACCTTAAGAAGTACTACCAATCAGTAAAAGCGGTTGATGGAGTTTCCGTAGAACTTCGAAAAGGGGAAGTTATTTCCATACTTGGACCTAATGGAGCAGGTAAGACAACGACCGTTGAAATGCTGGAAGGATTAAGAAAACCAGACAGCGGGCAAATAGTTTACTTTGGTAGTTACGAGAAAACGGTCGATGAAGTAAAGGAAAGAATCGGCGTCTGCTTACAGGAGAATTTCTTTTTCGAAGACCTTACAGTGCTCGAAACTCTTAGGTTGTACGCATCTTTCTATCAAAAGAATCTTGATATAGATGAGATCGTTGAAACATTTCAGTTAGGAGAAAAGTTAAAGACAAAAATAAGGCATCTTTCTGGAGGTCAAAAACAACGGTTGGCTGTTGCTTTGGCATTTATAAACGATCCAGATATCGTTTTTCTGGATGAACCTACAGTTGGTTTGGATCCACAAGCTCGGAGGCACTTGTGGGACGTGATTTTGAAATACAAGGACGCTGGAAAATCGATAATTCTTACAACGCATTATATGGATGAAGCACATCAACTATCAGATAGAGTTTATATTATGGACCACGGGAAAATCATCGCGCACGGTACCCCACAAGAATTGATAACTTCATCAAATCTGAATTCTGTCATCGAATTTCCTAAGCAGTACGCTGACAAGGTCAATATTCAGGAATTAATAATTTCTGGAGAATACGCGTATGTCACCGTTAACGATCCAATACCGGTTATAGAAAAACTCCTTTCCGCGAACGTCAGAAATTTCGTACTAAGACACCCAACACTTGAAGATGTATTTCTGAAACTGACCGGTCGTAAAATTGATTAGAAATCTGGGAGGAAATCCATGAAAGTACATGGTTTAAAGGAACTCTTCGTTTCATTATTTAAGCAGTTCTTTCTAAGGTCAAAAGAATCAGTCTTTTGGCTTGTACTATTTCCAAGCATACTGTTCTTAATCCTAACAACTATATTCGGAAACGTAGAAGAAAACGTTGAGTTAAAAGTTAAAATTCTGGGTGAAAGTAACATTTTGAAGAAAGCCTTTGAAAATATACAGCAGTTCAATGTAGTGTTTGTAGATTTTGCCAACGATAATGAACGTTTGTCCAAGCTGAAAGAACTAGAAAAGGAGTTACGTGCAGGAAAGATACACGCATATGTAGTACTTCCTGAAAATTTTGATTCACAACTCCAGTTAGCGCTCTTTCTTCAAAAAACGCAGTTTCATCGTAGAGTTTTAGTTGATATTTATTACGTTCCGCTAAGGCAGGAATCAAAACTTGCGGGAAATATTTTGTCAAGCGTTTTTGATTCCCTCGGGATAAAAGAATCGGTGTCTCTTGAAATCCACAATTTGTCCAAAGCTGAATTCGAATACAACGAATTCATTTATCCGGGAGTTGTTGGGATGGCGTTCTTGTCGGTCTTTCTTTTTGGTTTCTTGAGTGAGGTTGAATACATCTACAGAAAAGGTGTACTACGTCGTTTTTACACAACACCGGTTAACATTATCTACGTGCTCGTGTTCATTGCTATCGTTGATGTAATCCAACTCGTTTTGGGAATATCTGTCTTAAGCTTTTTTGCTATTTTAAAGGGTGTGGATGTTATTAGCTACTTACCTTCTCTTCTTTTGCATGGCTCTATCGCATGTATTCTTCTAACCTTATTAGTCTTAAACGTTTTGATAATCTCCAATAAAAAAGCCTCAAGGATCTTCGTTTTTGGGCAGATCTATTTCCAAGTTCAGATGTTCGCAGGAGGTTTTTATTTCCCATTGAAGTTCGCAAATCCGATAGTTAAAAGCATAGCTAAAATTTTGCCGCTTACGTACATTGTAGACGCTATGCGTATGACAAAGCAGCTAAGTGCATTAGAAAGTGGACATTTTCTTGTTCCAGTGGTGTATATAATTATTATGTCAGTTAGTCTTGCGATTTTTTCGAAACGGCTAAAGGTATCCGAATCTTAATAAAAGCACATAAAACAAGGGACGAGAGCTTTCATGAACGTATATGACGGTTCGAAACTTGTTTTAGGAATTTGTCTTTTGATATTGCCCGCCTTAATAATCATAGGTTTGTTACTTCCAAATGTACTAAATTCACCGTCAAATGTTTCTGTATACTTCACGGAACAAGAACCGCTAACGAATCTTGCTGTGAACTTTATCAGCTCATCTGATACTTTCCTTTACGTATCTGCTCTCGATGTTAGTCATCCGGCGATTCTCTCGGCTCTCAGAAACCTTCAAAGCAGAGGTGTCGATGTTAAAGTAATAACTGAAAAAGCCGTGGTTGGATTACCTTCGAAGATTGATGCTTCAAAGGGATTACACCATGTAAAGTTTATGGTAAATGACCACGGTGTTTTATTTGGCTCAGCCAATTTCAGTATCAGTGGTTTAGAAATGGGACTAAACGATATACTTGTATTTCCACGAAGTTACACTCAGAGATTTAAAGAGTTCTTCCTATATATTTGGAATTATGGTAAAATTGGAACAGTCAAAGACTTTCTGGTTTCACCAGTCGATAATGCTGAAGGACTTGTACTAAAATCAATACAAAAGGCGCATAGAAGAATCTATATCTGCATGTATGCATTTACCGACAAAAATATACTGACCGCAATAAAATGGAAGCAGAGTCAAGGAGTAGACGTAAGAATAGTCACAGATAAGTGGTTTCTTGGTAGTCCTATATCAAAGTACCTTCGAAACCACGCAAAGGTAATTAATAAAAGGATGCTCCATCATAAATTCATAATCGTTGATAATCAACTGTTCACAGGTTCTACAAACTACACAGAAAGCGGTTTTCACAGAAACGTCGAAATGATTTGGAGTACAAAGAATCGAAGAATCGTTAAGTTGTATGAACAAGTTTTCGAAGCACTGACGAATGGGAGTTGGTAAGTAGCAATGAGTAAGATAATTATCGAAACAAAGGTCATCAAGATAAACGATTTGTACAACGATTCCATCGAATACGCTTGCAATATTCTTAGAAAGGGAGGACTAGTGGCCTTTCCAACGGAAACAGTTTACGGGCTTGGCGCACTTGCACTAAATCCAGATGCAGTTAGAAGGATATTTGAAGTAAAAGGAAGGCCACAGGATAATCCATTGATAGTGCACCTTTCTAGTCTTGGACAACTGGAAAGTGTTGCTTACCTCGAGCCAAGGTACTTGAATATAATCAAAAAACTAACACCAGGACCTGTAACGTTTGTGCTCAAAAAGAAGAAAAACATTCCTCTAGTAGTAACAGCAGGGCTGGATACCGTCGGCGTTCGCATACCTGCTCATCCTGTTGCTCAACGATTATCCCAATGTGCAGGGCCAATAGCAGCTCCAAGCGCAAATCTTTCTGGCAGACCAAGTCCCACGGATGCTAAGAGTGTGATTGAAGATTTGTACGGGCGTGTGGAATGCATCATCGATGCCGGTGAAAGCGCTTTTGGAATAGAATCGACAATCATTGATTTAACAAAAGAAAAACCTTTGGTCCTTCGTCCAGGACCTGTTACTATAGAAGAACTGAACGAAATATTCGGAGAGTTCGGCGGTGTGGAGTATTATGTTCCTAAGTCAAACGAAAAGCCCTTGGCACCAGGCATGAAGTATAGACATTACGCTCCAGAGAAAAACTTAAGCCTCGTTGAAAAAGATAAAATAAGCGATTATGCTAATAAGGATGTTTTGATTTTGTGCACACGTGAAACCTACGAAAAGTATTTGAAAGGTGCCAAAAATGTACATATAATTGGGGAATTTGGAAAGCCATACACAATTGCACAGAACCTCTACAAAAGTTTGAGATTTGTTGATAAAAGCTCTTATCCAGAAGCTATTATCGAAAAGCTTCCAGAAGAAGGTATATTCTTTTCGATAATGAACAGGATCAAGAAAGCGGTTTCCAAGCAATGAAAATATACTTGATTCAGCAGGAGGGAAAAATCATGTCCGAATCTGTAGAAAGAGAAGAAAAACTTTGGCATTCAACTACCGTTCTAGCAGTTAGGAAAGACGGAAAGGTTGTTATGGCCGCCGATGGTCAAGTTACCTACGGAGCAACGGTTATGAAAGGCACGGCAAGAAAGGTCAGAAAGATTGGCGATGGCAAGGTACTTGCAGGATTCGCAGGTGCAGTTGCAGATGCTATGACGCTGCTTGAACGTTTTGAGACAAAATACAGGGAATGGAATGGAAATCTGCTGAAAGCAGCAATTGAACTTGCAAAGGATTGGAGATTGGATAGAGCTTTAAGACGACTCGAAGCCATGCTCATTGTCGCTGATAAGGAACACCTTTTGATTCTTTCAGGAACTGGCGAAGTAATCCAACCAGACGAAGATATAGCTGCAATAGGTTCCGGTGGTCCATATGCATTGGCAGCGGCAAGGGCGTTGATTAGAAATACAAATCTAGATGCAAGAAGCATCGCAGAGCAAGCTATGAAAATCGCCAGTGAGATATGCATCTACACTAATGAAAATATAACGGTCGAGGAATTAGAATAAAATATAAGTGGGTGCACTAACGCATATGGTAGTTGGATACGGAACAATACTCATAAAGCTCTTCGGTGTCAACTCATTGAAAGAAAAACGGAGCATAGTGCGAAGCCTTGTAAATGATTTGAAAAAACGGTTTGAGATATCCGCAATTGAATCGGGAAGACAAGATTCAAAAGACTACATTCTCATCGGAATCGCTTTTGCAACACTTAGTGAAAACGACGCCGAAGCAAAATTAGATAGTATTGAAACTTACGTAGAAAGCAGGTACACTATAGAAGAATTCACTTACGATTTTCATCATTTCTGATTTTTTGAAAAGCTTGTAACTAGGAGGTAACGTATGAACGCTGAATTCATAATAGAAGACCTTAAAATACTAGTAAACAAACTGGTAAAGCCTGAAAGAATTGAACATGTGAACGGTGTGGTTGACTTTTGTTCTCGGTTAGCGAAAAGATACAATCTGGATAGCGACAAACTGACAATTATGGCACTTGCCCACGACCTATTCAGAGACGTACCAGAGAAAAAACTTAAGAAGATGGCTACTGCCTATCAAATCCCTGTTACAGGTATCATCGAAAAAAGACCAATCTTGTTACACGGACTTGTTGCGGCTGAATTCTTGAAAAGGAAGTATAAGATAATCGACGAAGACGTGCTATTAGGAATCGCTTATCATACTTCTGGACATCCGGATTTCGGGCCTTATGCAAAAGCTCTTGCCCTGGCCGATTCTCTAGAATTGACAAGACTTTATGAAAAGGTTAACCAGCTCAGGGAAATAGCTTTTTACGACTTAAATGTCGCATATTTTGAGATAATCAAAAATAAAATCATATACGCAGTAACGCACGACCTTTACCTATTACCACTGACAACAGAAACGTGGAACAAATTGGTTGAGAGAAAGGAGTGAACCCAAGGATTATGAAAACAAACAAAAGCTACGTTGGTAAACAAAGAAAAAGAACAGAAGGCGGTTACGGAAAGATAGTACTCATAATTTTAGGTGTAGCTGTTATCCTTGTATTTCTTTATTTTGGTATCAGAATTGCCGCAATAAGGAATTCCCCAGATTTCGACTTAAATAAAATTTCTGTTTATTATTTCGTTTATCCAGTTAATACTTCAAATATCGAAAATCTTGTAGAAACCAAAGCAAAAAATAAACTTCTCATCGTCAGCGGAGAGAAAAAAGCAGTATACATGATTGATGTTCCTGTGACGCTTTTTATTAATTCAAAAAAACTCGATGCCACAAAGGGGAGTCCAAGAGACTTCTTAACTTACTTCGTTGATTTGCTCAGTTTGAAACCAGATTATTCCTATGTAGTTTATCAAAAAGAAGAATTCTTTCAAAAAGCCAATGTAAAAGATATAAACAACTTAGTTCAAGTATACAGTAAACATGGGCTCAGGCTATCAGACTATTTATCCTTGTCCAAACAGGTAACAGCTCTACGACCAGAATCTGCAATAACGGAAGCCGCGCTTGCAAAACTTTACTACGTACTGGGGAGATTCAGCATAGAAACAATGGAACTCCCACTGATTACGTCTATGCCAATAAAAATAACTGTTGATGGTAATGTCTATTACAGGACGTATTTGGACGAAGAAAAGTTGCCCGAACTCGCAAAGAACTTTCAGAACAAGTAACCTTTGGAATATTCACAAATACAGAGAAGGAGGAGGGATAGTATGAAAAAAACTCTTGTCGTTTTAGGCATTTTTATGATACTTTCCTTGGGGTTGGCTTTTGAACTAAACGTAGGTGCTTTTTATTCCTTTAACCAAACATGGTTGGTAGTGGCAGAGGTGAATTCATTTTCTCAAACAGCAAACACACCTAACACAACAACTGGATTTACCGCAATGTTCTTAACAGACTTTTCAAACCGTTATCTTGGTATGCTTGGAGGAATCGCTAAATACGATATGAAACTTGACTTTGGAAAAGTTTCATTGTACGGAGCAGGAGGAATGCTCTTTCCGATAACAGATTTTGGTTTCGAGAAGATAACAAGTATTGTTCGTGTTGGTGCGAAATACTATGCTGGCAGTATAGTTTTCAACACAGGTATCTTTTCATTTTATCTGTCCGATAATTCGAAAGTTGAAGGTGTCGAATTTCTCTTGGGTTACACCTTTTAATCAGTAAATACCTGTTCATTTTGCCGTATATTTTTGTATGCACAATCTTACACACGTATGCGTTTAGAACGAATGCTTGAAAAACAAAAATTGTTCGTGTACTATAGTTCACAGTCAGAAGACATAATCTTCTATAAACTTATAGCATAAGGGAGGTACTGCGTATGGCAGTAAATATGAAGGGTCGTTCGATTCTTTCACTCATGGATAACACACCGGAAGAAATTCGCTACTTACTCGACATCGCAAAACAGGTCAAGGCAGAAAGCCGAGCTGGGATCAGGCATCAAAGATTTGTAGGTAAAACTCTTGCGCTAATTTTCGAAAAGAGGTCCACGAGGACAAGGTTGGCTTTTGAGACAGCGTTTGCCGAAGAAGGAGGTCATCCAATATTCCTCTCTATACAAGATATCCAGCTTGGTGCGAAAGAATCGATCGAAGACACAGCAAGAGTGCTAGGTAGAATGGTTGACGCAATTGAATTCAGGGGCTTCAAACAAGAGACAGTTGAGATTCTTGCCAAGTATTCAGGTGTGCCCGTTTACAACGGTTTAACGGATCTATTCCATCCAACTCAGGTTTTGGCAGACCTTCAGACAATCGAAGAAGAATTTGGTAGGCTAAAGGGCATTAAACTTGTTTTCATGGGAGACGGAAGAAACAACATGGCAAACTCTCTCATGGTCGGAGCAGCAAAGATGGGTATGCACTATGTTATCTGCTCACCAGAATCACTCAGACCGGAAAAATG
The DNA window shown above is from Fervidobacterium changbaicum and carries:
- a CDS encoding phospholipase D-like domain-containing protein, with amino-acid sequence MNVYDGSKLVLGICLLILPALIIIGLLLPNVLNSPSNVSVYFTEQEPLTNLAVNFISSSDTFLYVSALDVSHPAILSALRNLQSRGVDVKVITEKAVVGLPSKIDASKGLHHVKFMVNDHGVLFGSANFSISGLEMGLNDILVFPRSYTQRFKEFFLYIWNYGKIGTVKDFLVSPVDNAEGLVLKSIQKAHRRIYICMYAFTDKNILTAIKWKQSQGVDVRIVTDKWFLGSPISKYLRNHAKVINKRMLHHKFIIVDNQLFTGSTNYTESGFHRNVEMIWSTKNRRIVKLYEQVFEALTNGSW
- the hslV gene encoding ATP-dependent protease subunit HslV: MSESVEREEKLWHSTTVLAVRKDGKVVMAADGQVTYGATVMKGTARKVRKIGDGKVLAGFAGAVADAMTLLERFETKYREWNGNLLKAAIELAKDWRLDRALRRLEAMLIVADKEHLLILSGTGEVIQPDEDIAAIGSGGPYALAAARALIRNTNLDARSIAEQAMKIASEICIYTNENITVEELE
- a CDS encoding ABC transporter ATP-binding protein — protein: MEASNLVLVATDLKKYYQSVKAVDGVSVELRKGEVISILGPNGAGKTTTVEMLEGLRKPDSGQIVYFGSYEKTVDEVKERIGVCLQENFFFEDLTVLETLRLYASFYQKNLDIDEIVETFQLGEKLKTKIRHLSGGQKQRLAVALAFINDPDIVFLDEPTVGLDPQARRHLWDVILKYKDAGKSIILTTHYMDEAHQLSDRVYIMDHGKIIAHGTPQELITSSNLNSVIEFPKQYADKVNIQELIISGEYAYVTVNDPIPVIEKLLSANVRNFVLRHPTLEDVFLKLTGRKID
- a CDS encoding ABC transporter permease; the protein is MKVHGLKELFVSLFKQFFLRSKESVFWLVLFPSILFLILTTIFGNVEENVELKVKILGESNILKKAFENIQQFNVVFVDFANDNERLSKLKELEKELRAGKIHAYVVLPENFDSQLQLALFLQKTQFHRRVLVDIYYVPLRQESKLAGNILSSVFDSLGIKESVSLEIHNLSKAEFEYNEFIYPGVVGMAFLSVFLFGFLSEVEYIYRKGVLRRFYTTPVNIIYVLVFIAIVDVIQLVLGISVLSFFAILKGVDVISYLPSLLLHGSIACILLTLLVLNVLIISNKKASRIFVFGQIYFQVQMFAGGFYFPLKFANPIVKSIAKILPLTYIVDAMRMTKQLSALESGHFLVPVVYIIIMSVSLAIFSKRLKVSES
- a CDS encoding S-layer homology domain-containing protein, whose translation is MRKSIFKMVFIVSFVLLSVVLHAEYKDVPQSHWAYEAVEKMSSLGIISGFPDGTFRGNETVTRYQVVMLLYRLYSLFDEGLKEIDNKVTNIQAKFSEIPQQSQVSSIQQSVDTLRKEQDEAKSTFRKDIEEIQLSISRLSQELKKTSEDLNAYKSTLNKSVTSISSVEQKVNTLNETQESLKKSINELNSKYTSLNSRLDTLEKSSKSLSDSISRISDSLKELENSLNSKLKQLQDALQSQKATSAAESNADVEAEIKELKERLASLELLKADVQNLSSKVYEIQSSILEIKSLKEKIFATEPGTPSEDDISKILVEIVFLQESISTLSKSDAKIQNELDTLSKKVDNLSKQLETLFGEDEEIKKRLNELFAKIKEISEKSQSKDTQQLVSELKYSETLLEELKIKILESAEIKALEESLTKVSSIETTMNSLAEKLNQLEKKYQLSNNYADKDEIENLKREVQSVRELLSEFKVLPADDKKVQTLLQEIQMKNQRIDEIERRLQSVSDKYIELARLTDDLVAKVSQISGKLSQDANYQTLITEMNSLKDKVKKIEDDVQKRATTAQLNSVNQNIQKVLSLTLDIQEKIKQIESRLQNLESLRDSNVQRADSVSYSSSIGTFDTNVAGEISDLKSTVNSISKLVDELQKQTVSLAKTVELDAGKISSISTNFDSLTDKVKSIDKEVVNLKTTVSKLAERIEKIGENQEIFSKEVSEKVLSIIPSINEKLESLEVNLQNLAKLCDTLSNETKVLSNSLNGIKAVQQATQQVVADLKETVGNHEQRLDYLEKNIQVTNNLIDEINNRIVSKNIALSERIDSLEKQVKEQDETISNTHVVIVNIENKITSIEKSLETFATKDILEARLNESSSQFSESIENLKNDIFERIEEIEELIYKEVQKISSDQEKARTELTEVRKLIEETTTDVENAKEEINMLKTVTQQTQEQIQQNQERISNAYEQVKTLNESKADREQVSQISTSVNNLEKELNSLKAENSILKNWLVIFGLAITGIIVYLVINQ
- the yqeK gene encoding bis(5'-nucleosyl)-tetraphosphatase (symmetrical) YqeK → MNAEFIIEDLKILVNKLVKPERIEHVNGVVDFCSRLAKRYNLDSDKLTIMALAHDLFRDVPEKKLKKMATAYQIPVTGIIEKRPILLHGLVAAEFLKRKYKIIDEDVLLGIAYHTSGHPDFGPYAKALALADSLELTRLYEKVNQLREIAFYDLNVAYFEIIKNKIIYAVTHDLYLLPLTTETWNKLVERKE
- a CDS encoding L-threonylcarbamoyladenylate synthase, which translates into the protein MSKIIIETKVIKINDLYNDSIEYACNILRKGGLVAFPTETVYGLGALALNPDAVRRIFEVKGRPQDNPLIVHLSSLGQLESVAYLEPRYLNIIKKLTPGPVTFVLKKKKNIPLVVTAGLDTVGVRIPAHPVAQRLSQCAGPIAAPSANLSGRPSPTDAKSVIEDLYGRVECIIDAGESAFGIESTIIDLTKEKPLVLRPGPVTIEELNEIFGEFGGVEYYVPKSNEKPLAPGMKYRHYAPEKNLSLVEKDKISDYANKDVLILCTRETYEKYLKGAKNVHIIGEFGKPYTIAQNLYKSLRFVDKSSYPEAIIEKLPEEGIFFSIMNRIKKAVSKQ
- a CDS encoding DUF503 domain-containing protein, coding for MVVGYGTILIKLFGVNSLKEKRSIVRSLVNDLKKRFEISAIESGRQDSKDYILIGIAFATLSENDAEAKLDSIETYVESRYTIEEFTYDFHHF
- a CDS encoding ABC transporter permease; the protein is MLFYSFLLVNFRNRFLFFMNLLLPIVFLILFGAVFGKQQTNTSVAFYSDRPIELDFENWTRLSEIPIKEEIEKSSYDAVVIARGGKVEVFLKSNLFQNDYELEVFRLRYSGKNTAKPVVVNPHPVSIGRELSSLEYIMIGVVAVSLLSVGMNAGVSIYSEYVRYGLFKRLSVTPVSHLELFLSCAGANVSTGIVSSFVVLLLSKVIFNANLIVGFTKLPVYFLVVVSSVLANLTIGTILGLLFKKSAQGIAQVLYTIFIFFSGVYFPIDFLPKALRFASYITTPRYVHLLFQKVYEIPVLDDFTFYLINFVFILLGLVVGSSATKRLLLLENR
- the argF gene encoding ornithine carbamoyltransferase translates to MAVNMKGRSILSLMDNTPEEIRYLLDIAKQVKAESRAGIRHQRFVGKTLALIFEKRSTRTRLAFETAFAEEGGHPIFLSIQDIQLGAKESIEDTARVLGRMVDAIEFRGFKQETVEILAKYSGVPVYNGLTDLFHPTQVLADLQTIEEEFGRLKGIKLVFMGDGRNNMANSLMVGAAKMGMHYVICSPESLRPEKWLVDECMKFAKESGATIEFTDNPDEAVKGADVIYTDVWASMGEEDKAAERRKLLQPYQVNEELMRKTGKPETIFMHCLPAVKGEEVTFEVIEGKQSRVWDEAENRKHTIKAILIATLL